In the genome of Aedes aegypti strain LVP_AGWG chromosome 2, AaegL5.0 Primary Assembly, whole genome shotgun sequence, the window ATGTTGCGATCGCACAGTCTGATTGCTGCTATACTGGTGATCTATGCCTACCTCATCGATCATTATTGCTGTCAATCGGCTGGGAAGATTCACGGTAAGTAGCATGATtattagggtgtcccagaaaaaaaaatcgatgttcggaAATTCATGGTGCATTTTTAAATGTATTCTTTAACTTTATTGaactttataaaaaatcgtttggAGGTTTTGCCAGATCATTTTATGGAAAgtaatatttttgatgaaatttgtcatattttgacatattgtatagcatttttcaagctttttctGATATTTCATTATGTTTTCATGGGCATTATTAGGCATTCGAAGATACCTagacaaacaaaaatatattaattaaGCATTTCTTTGATTCTAGGATTGAGAATCATGACTTTTCAAACACTCATTTTTCACGGACACCCTAGTGACCTACCACTGAAGGGAAATCAATTTTGATCACTCGTCATCGATTTTAGATTTGATTGCTCATCATCGTGGAAACGGTGTTAGAACAGTGAACGGTGGTGTCGAAACTCGACCGATTTTGAATGCGAAAGCACCAATGCGAGTGACTCGGCAAACTGATGAAGACGACGATGATAAAGACAGATCGATGCAATATCTCCATTATGCCGCGAGGAGTGATGATGACAATCAATATCGTGATCACGATTATGACAGTACCTCCGATGATGGTTTTGCGGTGGAGAATCAACGACAGGCTGGTGTCACAGGGCCAGTGCATACCTACATCAAAACGGACAAAAATGCTAACTTCAAATGGGGAGTGAGACACTTTGCTGGAAAGCGGTACCGAGGAGAAAGGAGGTGGCCTTAGCTTTAGCAGGCCTACTCCAAGTGTCTCTCGATGGCCAATGGACTCAAACAACTCCGATTTTTATGTTGTTTCTTTTCATTGATGGCTATATACAAGTTTGTTATACACAGCTATTATAATTAATGATCGGTTTTAAGTATACATTATATGAACCTCAGTGATGTTTTGTGCTTCCTAGTAAACCATGAAGGCATCGAGTctgatttaatttatttatttctatgtGAGTTGCATTTTCCTCTTCCTGATCATACATAATAGGTTGTATAATTTTGGAGATTAATTTTCGCACAAACGCATTGTGAATtcggccgtcccttattttttgaaaatacgttcgtcattgtaaagagCTCgtttgaataagaaaaaaatcgggTTAAAATTTGAGGTCCGTAAATtgaacgctaagtggtcccccaatgGCCCTAAAGGTATCGAGTACGAAAAGCTTCTAGTAACACATTAACCTGCGCGTTGATAGTCAACATGGATGTAAATTCGAAGAACGCAATAACgaaataaattaaacaaaaagtTTAATTCGAATTTAAAACTTAAGGAAGGATCACCCATTCATACTTTTTatacaaaactcaattacgGATAACTTCTCTGAAGTTCATAAgtataaaataaataagaacAGAGAAAAAAGTTATCCCTGCAAAATTGACGATTTAGATCATTGTGGACTCTAATAAGATTCAAGCAGACGTGACTCTTTGCTTTGCCGGTAAGATTAAAAAAGAACGGTCGTTACATTCAGATGGGGTCAAGTTCATTTAACAGGCTGCAAATACTCACCTCGCTTTCTGGCATTCCCACATCGTTGTCGTTGTCGTCGTTGAGCGAGAATTCCGTTACGCAAGGACAAAACTAGCCGCACCCGGTCACGTCACGATCTAGACAATCATTAGTCAGTGGGATTTTAAATTCGATATGCAAATAAGCTATCCGGCAATAAAGCACATTACCACGTCTAGGGCAACTCGCTTTTCCCACGGTTCCGAAATCATTATGCTCGCAGTGTCCTTCCAGCGAAGAAGTGTCCCGAATGGGAATGAGGTGCGTTATTCTACTTgcaaggaaaaaactttttcggACCAAAACTGGCCAGTCCAGTTTTCCACCCTACAGTATTTTTTCACCCGTTTTGCCACCCAAAAGACCGGTTTGGACATCGTCCTGCAACATTTCGTCCCATAGGACAGCATTATAGCAAGAGATACAGAAAAGGGTTCTCCTGAGAAGCGAAGGGTGAGTGAAAAGGTCATCAACGAATTTGCTAAGGTGATGTCTTCGATGCTAGTCGAACATCCTTTGGTCGGATATGAGTAAAGAGAAGGATTACTTACAGTTAAGAAAAGGGTTGATTTCGTGGAAGGCACACAATCGGAAGGGTCGGACGCGAACatgttttgattttattatcTGTCATGAGGATCCGCCAGATAAGTTTGATTGTCCTTATGACATACATTCAAGATGATCCAtgtaaaaatatattgcattttGCTCCATCAGTAACGAATCAACGAATAACAATAATCGCCACTTGGTGTTTGAGCAAGACAGGTTTGAGAAATatttgagtgattccaagcaacagcaccaaaatttggtaaattttttaattcattttttttctattgagctgaaactttgcacagttttccagttccatctaaatcgtcattttccgatatcaaatcttcaagttgagtcacgactaacttttcaaaagggtgtatgtgaaaatggttcaaaaatattcaaaaagctgcacagcaaaaacggttcgttcgattgttagacaactaaagaaacaaagttagacaactaaataaagattccaaaaaaaaaaaaatacacacagtaaaaaaaatttttttttgcattcaaaaacataatttttaacacaaaaactcaaatatctcaaaaccctatcggaataccaacgtaattttttgagggaaaacggtccattatattagctatctactataaaaatttggtgatggtaaaccaataaacaaaaaagttattttgaaattgtttatcggcatatcggtctatttcgctcgaagtaagagggagcatggagaagaaagcaatgaatactagatggataggtaccgtaagggaacggcgagagaaattggattagatgttgaagagggcataccatatgaaacagtattacttgaaacgtcacttccttgtggctaacgtcccctatgggaacggcttgggtgtgttttgagaatgacactaccaagacaggccgttcccttacggtacctatccatctagtattcattgctttcttctccatgctccctcttacttcgagcaaaatagaccgatatgccgataaacaatttcaaaataaaatcatcacggtcgatacctttgtatgtaaaacaaaaaagttatgacatttcaaacatgtcacaattttcacatttagtagaaaaaaaatttttttttttcggtgtaaattattacgggaaccgcagtttgttgctgattttattgttaagggccttgcgtgaattaaacaagtcgttttcatgtattcattagtattatgtatattatatgtataaatattatgtatatgtataaatattatatgtatatgtatatatgtataaattaaaatgaattaacagattacacgaaaataaaattttttttaccaggatatttttttttagagtatgatcgatgagtttctaaatgttatatataaaatttaaaagttttggatttgggtatgcgttatgagatcatgaaaacattttattaatacttatttatttatttattgttattcaatttttttacaatatcgaacacttttgcatcattatcagtacagttcgagtatagttttgctttaattttattttctgacaatggaatgaaacagtgaaatttttgggttccttggatcgttttcgcgttattatattgctcgctgagctctaatgccgttaattcgtgctcttcagtagtagtaaaacaaaatgataattttgttaaatcttcatcttttctgcgattcgcccaatcaaatagttcttttgcagttttaattggaagctcacgttctttggctaaacttgctcttgtgaccatgcgctttatggttcctccaatagcatcacaaggacctttgccatgtgacgtagcaaagaaatgccattctgcatcaattccgtactttgatttaaattgacataggctcgaaaaattcttacggtttttgtactgcgatgctgctccatcagacatgaaatatatctttctgatttctttatccttatcaacgcgtaaaaagttaatcattttggcaatgaaaaaatttacagatactgagtcgtgtcttaaatcttcggaaattacaataaaactaaaatgttcaatttgcgtacttccattgaaataaataacgaatggatgaattgtagcttgttgtaccttccagtgatgggactgcacttcatcttgcaatacaaagctatagttttcagaaaaatcacaaatgactaaaaattcaccatcttgtaatgtatttttcgtattttttaaaaagcggaattgctctgttttaataaagtcgtgaggaattaaacacaaaaaaatgacacaaactcatctacaggttttacaatagtttctagttcacacctatccgtggtcacccattgctcaaatgataactgatcaatataattttcttcaaactcagcgaataaagtattttccaatgatgaagaatctggacaatccgaacaagatcgtagatagcaattttatgttgtattttcacacaaaagactaccagttaacattttaatatcctttgataaattgattcttttcaaactatgtaagattaggctaatattttcgtgtgttgtgcacacacaaacattatgtgttcctgaattggatagaagcttgcattgccttggacgaaggcttgcaaatgaggaaaaacgtaccttaatattttcgttaatttccttgaagcgtgtatacgtttttttcaaagtagtcatcattaatcgtttttggattgcttgacgctttccatcttttttcacagatacataatctttttggccaggcatagctctacttacttcatcgtcttcaaaatattgaattattttttcttttgtctcatctgttaatgaagtactcgacctagcatttttggttgcaagacagttatttttgaattgttttgcctcttttgctgtatttctattggttttgaactcatcaatggcgtcttgaatagaccacgagcttggcagcatcgacaaaatcaataatttttctttccttgtcgtggctagattcgagaacctttcctttatattcataattacctcatcgtagtctgtattttccacatcctcaggtcctaatttgaagaggtttcttcgtacagcttcgttgatttcacggtattttttctcgggataattgacgtaacccatcttcgtccatttaatcggagtcacttttattccagctatcccttcgttgaagcgttcgatgttgaccttctggatgcactcatcttctgattgatttgttgaaacagatgtcgctgatggtaccgtggcaagactatctgcacttggtacttctggtaactcctcagttgttgtcggtgcatctagtaattcctcagttgttgttgttttcgaacttcctgcaacctgatccaccgatgatgtacagattgcccgtttgtcaacgtttaaacggcaggacgtacaaatgcgtaaatttgtattcaatgtagacattggagcataaccagccgctttcagtttatctatggtgctttcggtgagatttcgtagctctttcgaacactttttttctgcaaacggcctgcaacagttgagaaagcgactactcatgttgctcgttagattttaataaacaaaatcacttttaagtttttactgactagtttggtgtcgtttgcttgactgaagaaaaattttacaattaaatcttttataaccatagtggtagcaatttgatgttgtattttcacacaaaagactaccagttaacattttaatatcctttgataaattgattcttt includes:
- the LOC110676277 gene encoding uncharacterized protein LOC110676277, whose protein sequence is MLRSHSLIAAILVIYAYLIDHYCCQSAGKIHDLIAHHRGNGVRTVNGGVETRPILNAKAPMRVTRQTDEDDDDKDRSMQYLHYAARSDDDNQYRDHDYDSTSDDGFAVENQRQAGVTGPVHTYIKTDKNANFKWGVRHFAGKRYRGERRWP